Proteins from one Hydrogenivirga caldilitoris genomic window:
- a CDS encoding iron-sulfur cluster assembly scaffold protein: MSFEYNEKVLDHFLNPRNVGVLEDANGVGQCGNPACGDAMLFTIKVNPENDIIEDVRFKTFGCGSAIAVSSQLTEMIKGKDINYALNLTYKDIFDELGGLPPQKIHCTNLGLETLHVAIKDYLLKQGREEEAAKIPDCYEEEEEEEQGEFEFLST; encoded by the coding sequence ATGAGCTTTGAATACAATGAGAAGGTGCTTGACCACTTTTTAAACCCCAGGAACGTGGGTGTTCTTGAGGATGCAAATGGTGTGGGACAGTGCGGTAACCCTGCCTGTGGAGACGCCATGCTCTTTACGATAAAGGTAAATCCCGAGAATGACATAATAGAGGATGTCAGATTTAAGACCTTCGGATGCGGTTCCGCTATAGCGGTGAGTTCCCAGCTTACGGAGATGATAAAGGGCAAAGACATAAACTACGCCCTGAACCTGACTTACAAAGACATATTTGATGAGCTTGGAGGTCTGCCTCCCCAGAAGATACACTGCACAAACCTGGGTCTTGAAACCCTTCATGTGGCTATAAAAGACTATCTCCTCAAGCAGGGCAGAGAAGAAGAAGCCGCTAAGATACCTGACTGCTATGAAGAGGAGGAAGAAGAAGAACAGGGCGAGTTTGAGTTTCTAAGCACGTAA
- a CDS encoding DUF1858 domain-containing protein encodes MTTVKITEDILLKELFELFPEAKELLKPYGYSKVVDLGIEEVVVDKLSLKGLLRLGEVEEERFGEVIREIQSLYNKKLEEK; translated from the coding sequence ATGACGACGGTAAAGATTACGGAGGATATACTCCTTAAGGAGCTCTTTGAACTATTCCCAGAGGCTAAGGAGCTTCTTAAGCCATACGGCTACAGTAAGGTCGTTGACCTTGGGATTGAAGAGGTTGTGGTTGATAAGCTCTCACTTAAAGGACTTCTAAGGCTTGGAGAGGTAGAAGAGGAGAGGTTCGGTGAGGTTATAAGGGAAATCCAGTCCCTTTATAATAAAAAGCTGGAGGAGAAATGA
- the hemA gene encoding glutamyl-tRNA reductase translates to MGDIYALGVNFKTAPVEVRERLACNLEETKKLLPILKTESGVEELCILSTCNRVEIYAYSSLESNIELLLALFLKEKGIEEDRKHIFLYKGEQAVFHVFKVASSLDSMVVGEPQIVAQFKESFGTARQLGATGKILNRLFEKALRASKRVRLETGISRNAVSVSYAAVELAKKIFGDLKKAKVLLVGAGEMGELAANYLKRLGCQVFITNRTYEKALKLSQELGGNALRFEELEDYLSSMDIVIVSTGAKNYILTENIVKRAMKQRNYEPMFLIDISVPRNIEPSVGDVDEVFLYDIDDLKEVVESNLQDRLKEAKRGEIILWDEVKKFMNWLESLKIEPLILKLKERTREMERENPYVRRLVFRAIREMKRNPEAASIIFRIFNEEVKDVNRREGLSYVYNRADGT, encoded by the coding sequence ATGGGAGACATATACGCCCTGGGGGTTAATTTTAAAACTGCCCCTGTTGAAGTGAGGGAGAGGTTAGCGTGCAATTTAGAAGAAACCAAGAAGCTCTTACCTATTTTAAAAACCGAATCTGGGGTGGAAGAGTTATGTATACTCTCAACCTGTAACAGGGTAGAGATTTACGCTTACTCCTCTCTGGAGAGCAATATTGAGCTGCTCTTAGCTCTCTTCCTGAAAGAAAAGGGTATTGAAGAGGATAGAAAGCACATCTTCTTGTACAAAGGTGAACAGGCTGTTTTCCACGTGTTCAAGGTAGCCTCAAGCCTTGATTCAATGGTCGTAGGAGAACCACAGATAGTTGCCCAATTTAAAGAGTCTTTCGGAACAGCCCGCCAGCTTGGTGCTACAGGGAAGATACTAAACAGGCTTTTTGAGAAAGCCCTCAGAGCATCAAAGAGGGTTAGGCTTGAAACAGGCATAAGCAGAAATGCAGTTTCAGTGAGCTACGCAGCTGTTGAACTCGCGAAAAAGATATTCGGAGACCTAAAGAAGGCGAAGGTCTTGCTTGTCGGCGCAGGGGAGATGGGAGAGCTGGCTGCAAATTATCTGAAGCGCCTTGGCTGCCAGGTCTTTATAACCAACAGGACCTATGAGAAAGCGTTGAAGTTATCTCAGGAGCTTGGCGGAAACGCCCTTCGTTTTGAGGAACTTGAAGATTACCTATCAAGCATGGATATAGTTATAGTTTCAACAGGCGCCAAAAATTACATACTTACGGAGAATATAGTCAAGAGGGCAATGAAGCAGAGAAACTACGAACCCATGTTTCTGATAGACATATCCGTCCCCAGGAACATTGAACCTTCGGTGGGTGATGTTGACGAAGTCTTTTTGTATGACATAGATGACCTGAAAGAGGTTGTAGAGAGCAACCTCCAGGACAGGTTAAAGGAGGCAAAGAGAGGGGAAATCATCCTGTGGGATGAGGTAAAGAAGTTTATGAACTGGCTTGAGAGCCTCAAGATAGAGCCGTTAATACTCAAGCTCAAGGAGAGGACGAGAGAAATGGAGAGGGAAAACCCCTACGTAAGAAGGCTTGTTTTCAGGGCGATAAGGGAAATGAAGAGAAACCCAGAGGCTGCGTCTATAATATTCAGAATATTCAATGAGGAGGTAAAAGATGTCAACAGAAGAGAAGGTTTATCCTATGTCTATAACAGAGCTGATGGAACTTGA
- a CDS encoding shikimate dehydrogenase — protein sequence MNLKGSSQIYGVIGYPVHHSLSPVFQNAAFEYLGLDAVYIPLEVHPDNLESFLKGLKGLENFVGLNVTVPHKEKVLKLADSLSEEVEKIGAANTLKFNKGRIEAYNTDWLGFLRAAELLSSLEDKRVLVLGAGGASRAILYALNRVGAQVFLWNRSKDKAVKLSREFDVSVVEDLEETLRDSDIVVNTTSVGLKEEDPPIFDYSLLKPEHIVIDIIYRETPLIKAAKEIGCLYQTGFPMLLYQGAESFKIWTGCEPPLKVMELSLKEYGYPTENSRTHQQT from the coding sequence ATGAACCTTAAGGGTTCATCTCAGATATACGGGGTCATAGGGTACCCTGTACACCACTCTCTATCCCCTGTGTTTCAGAATGCCGCCTTTGAATATCTGGGTCTTGATGCCGTTTACATACCTCTGGAGGTGCACCCCGATAACCTTGAAAGTTTCTTGAAGGGCTTAAAAGGTTTGGAAAATTTTGTAGGCTTGAATGTTACAGTTCCTCACAAGGAGAAGGTTCTTAAGCTTGCAGATAGTCTCAGTGAAGAAGTTGAGAAGATAGGAGCTGCAAACACTTTGAAATTCAATAAGGGTAGGATAGAAGCCTACAACACAGACTGGCTCGGGTTCCTAAGAGCCGCTGAGCTTTTAAGTTCGTTAGAAGACAAGAGAGTCCTTGTCTTGGGGGCAGGGGGTGCTTCAAGGGCTATACTGTACGCCCTGAACAGGGTAGGCGCTCAGGTGTTCCTGTGGAACAGAAGTAAAGATAAAGCCGTCAAGCTATCTCGGGAGTTTGATGTCTCTGTAGTTGAAGACCTTGAAGAAACCCTTAGAGACAGCGACATCGTTGTAAACACAACCAGCGTGGGACTCAAGGAAGAGGATCCCCCCATCTTTGATTACTCACTACTAAAGCCTGAACATATCGTAATAGACATAATCTACAGAGAAACACCCCTTATAAAGGCTGCCAAAGAGATAGGATGCCTATATCAGACAGGATTTCCAATGTTGTTATACCAAGGGGCAGAGAGCTTCAAGATATGGACGGGATGCGAACCCCCACTGAAGGTTATGGAGCTTTCCTTAAAGGAGTATGGGTATCCTACAGAGAACTCCAGAACTCACCAGCAAACTTGA
- a CDS encoding NifU family protein, with amino-acid sequence MVEKEFDEVEKILERIRPALKDHQGSLKIVNIKDGVVYLQFVGGCSDCPVVDVSLKNVVDIALKGNLNWVKKVEILPAKIELS; translated from the coding sequence ATGGTAGAGAAAGAGTTTGACGAGGTTGAGAAAATCCTTGAAAGGATAAGGCCAGCTCTCAAGGATCACCAAGGGAGCTTAAAGATAGTCAATATTAAGGATGGCGTTGTGTACCTCCAGTTCGTGGGAGGTTGCTCGGACTGCCCAGTGGTTGATGTCTCTCTCAAGAACGTGGTTGACATAGCCCTTAAGGGAAACCTTAACTGGGTAAAGAAGGTTGAGATACTTCCGGCAAAGATAGAGCTTTCATGA
- a CDS encoding HAMP domain-containing histidine kinase, giving the protein MKFENKIIITLITVIIASFSIINLTTVLYIKAIIEDNLIREAYIYSKLILYNRSEPYPEYLLLSEKPILKKDYSILAYTGRHYVLVKDEYIKDKLISYTTFVVLWEASSLIILLLLFYYTLYRYIRRERDNKELLNVMLLALTHRLGNFLATHKLNVELMKEPTLQQRLRRSIEVLENTYNSTIDAIETLQSGQEEAVKSINLPQMLLEITVLYGDTSKKDIRLQVNSSIRVKGNPTYMYMLIDTLVDNAIKHSDNRVYVRLLRYKRRNILVVRNDVKPKGGEEGSGLGLKIARYICEKLGFGMRIRTKGRFTVVVCF; this is encoded by the coding sequence ATGAAGTTTGAAAATAAGATCATTATCACACTTATTACAGTTATAATTGCCAGTTTTTCTATAATAAATTTAACAACTGTCCTGTATATAAAGGCTATAATTGAAGACAATCTGATAAGAGAAGCGTATATATATTCAAAATTAATTCTTTATAACAGAAGTGAACCGTATCCAGAGTACCTTCTTCTATCAGAAAAGCCGATTTTAAAAAAAGATTATTCAATTCTTGCCTATACAGGTAGACATTATGTACTCGTAAAGGATGAATATATCAAAGATAAGCTGATATCCTATACAACTTTTGTTGTTCTTTGGGAGGCAAGTTCCCTGATAATCTTACTGCTGCTTTTCTACTATACTCTTTACAGATACATAAGAAGAGAGAGAGACAACAAAGAGCTTTTAAATGTTATGCTCCTTGCTTTGACCCATAGGCTCGGTAATTTCTTGGCGACCCACAAGCTGAACGTAGAACTGATGAAAGAGCCAACGCTCCAGCAGAGGCTAAGGCGAAGTATAGAGGTTCTTGAAAACACTTACAACAGTACCATTGATGCTATAGAGACTCTCCAGTCTGGTCAAGAGGAAGCTGTAAAAAGTATAAACTTACCCCAGATGTTGCTTGAAATAACAGTTCTTTACGGTGATACCAGTAAAAAAGATATAAGATTACAGGTAAACTCAAGCATAAGAGTGAAAGGAAACCCGACTTACATGTATATGTTGATAGATACCCTCGTAGATAACGCCATAAAGCACTCTGACAATAGGGTTTACGTTCGCCTACTCAGATATAAGAGGAGAAATATTCTGGTCGTTCGTAATGATGTGAAACCAAAAGGAGGAGAAGAAGGTAGTGGCTTGGGTTTAAAGATAGCGAGGTATATATGTGAAAAATTAGGGTTTGGTATGCGGATAAGAACTAAGGGAAGATTCACAGTTGTTGTCTGTTTTTAA
- a CDS encoding Lrp/AsnC ligand binding domain-containing protein gives MSITELMELEGENAIRAYILIKADPREIPSIMLALSTFEGVRTADVVTGPYDTIVFVEVPNQDELGRLVINKIHSLEGVREALTCVVVRI, from the coding sequence ATGTCTATAACAGAGCTGATGGAACTTGAAGGAGAGAACGCCATAAGGGCTTATATACTTATAAAAGCAGATCCAAGGGAGATACCCTCCATAATGCTCGCTTTATCCACCTTTGAAGGTGTAAGAACCGCAGACGTTGTTACAGGACCCTACGACACCATTGTATTCGTTGAAGTACCCAACCAGGATGAGCTTGGAAGGCTTGTAATAAACAAGATACACTCCCTTGAGGGGGTTAGGGAAGCTCTTACCTGTGTAGTGGTGAGGATATGA
- a CDS encoding sulfurtransferase TusA family protein, translated as MKLDDIKPDIVHDVTGTYCPVPIAETAKQIKEMEIGQILELIADDPGVVEDIPAWCSSTGQEFLGMYEEDGEYHLFVKKVKELT; from the coding sequence ATGAAGTTGGACGATATAAAACCAGATATAGTTCATGATGTTACCGGCACCTACTGTCCAGTTCCAATAGCTGAGACGGCAAAGCAAATTAAAGAGATGGAAATCGGGCAAATACTTGAGCTTATAGCAGATGACCCTGGGGTAGTTGAAGACATTCCCGCCTGGTGTTCTTCTACGGGGCAAGAGTTCCTCGGAATGTATGAGGAAGACGGTGAGTATCACCTCTTTGTAAAGAAGGTAAAGGAGCTAACATGA
- a CDS encoding response regulator transcription factor, producing MRVLLIEDDPILGESLKEYLEGEGCEVRWIQDDREFYDPTVAEAYDVLVLDLILKYGSGEEILKNLRERGIDIPVLVLTAKRTLQDKEVCFNLGADDYITKPFEPRELILRLRALLRRRGTDNLVSIGDVEIDLGGKVIRKSGEEVHISKTAWELLTLLIRNRGRVVSTQTILNCIWEDKPVGTDVVRAYIKELRKVIPPEYIKTYKGVGYKLVQDEV from the coding sequence ATGAGGGTTCTGTTGATAGAAGATGACCCTATACTTGGGGAGAGTTTGAAGGAGTACCTGGAGGGAGAAGGGTGCGAGGTAAGGTGGATACAGGATGACAGGGAATTTTACGACCCAACCGTTGCGGAAGCTTATGACGTTTTGGTCTTGGACCTGATACTGAAATACGGAAGCGGAGAGGAGATACTAAAGAATTTAAGAGAAAGAGGTATAGATATTCCTGTGCTTGTCCTCACTGCCAAGAGGACCTTACAGGATAAAGAGGTTTGCTTTAACCTTGGAGCCGATGATTACATAACCAAACCCTTTGAACCTAGGGAATTGATTCTCAGACTCAGGGCTTTGCTCAGGAGAAGGGGTACGGATAACTTGGTTTCAATAGGAGATGTTGAAATAGATTTGGGAGGTAAGGTAATTCGCAAGTCAGGTGAAGAAGTCCACATCTCCAAGACAGCATGGGAACTTCTAACTCTACTCATAAGGAATAGGGGAAGAGTTGTAAGCACTCAAACTATACTGAACTGCATATGGGAAGACAAACCCGTGGGGACGGATGTAGTCAGAGCATACATAAAAGAGCTTCGTAAAGTGATTCCTCCTGAGTATATAAAAACCTATAAAGGTGTAGGATACAAGCTGGTTCAGGATGAAGTTTGA